A genomic window from Leptospira brenneri includes:
- a CDS encoding MotA/TolQ/ExbB proton channel family protein, with amino-acid sequence MQDFVDLGEKIIFLVMLFASILAIAVFIERLIVYKRNFNKESESLLDSLTVLIRHRDLKGTEKLLETHPMENSYTRFIHFVLEREKENHKGLMELMEGKILKERLSLEERLPILNTLGNNTPFIGLLGTVLGVIKAFYGLGTLGNSGAEVVMRSISTALLATAAGLAVAIPVVMANNYFTRKMKLILGHLEILSKEIHASFVTSGKHNQSSSSTPNIHH; translated from the coding sequence ATGCAAGATTTCGTAGACCTTGGGGAAAAGATCATCTTCCTCGTTATGTTATTTGCGAGTATTCTCGCAATTGCTGTATTTATCGAAAGGTTGATTGTTTATAAACGTAATTTTAACAAAGAATCAGAGTCACTACTGGATTCACTCACGGTTCTCATTCGGCACAGAGACCTCAAAGGGACTGAGAAATTATTAGAGACTCACCCGATGGAAAACTCCTATACTCGTTTCATTCATTTTGTTTTAGAAAGGGAGAAGGAAAATCACAAGGGTTTAATGGAACTGATGGAAGGGAAAATTCTCAAAGAACGTTTGAGTTTAGAAGAAAGACTCCCTATCTTAAACACTCTCGGAAACAATACACCGTTTATCGGACTTTTAGGTACGGTTCTTGGTGTCATCAAGGCCTTTTATGGACTGGGAACTCTGGGGAACTCTGGGGCAGAAGTGGTCATGCGTAGTATCTCAACGGCTCTACTGGCAACGGCTGCCGGACTTGCCGTGGCAATCCCTGTGGTGATGGCAAATAATTACTTCACTCGTAAAATGAAACTCATCCTTGGACATCTAGAAATTCTATCAAAAGAAATCCATGCGAGTTTTGTGACGAGTGGAAAACACAACCAGTCTTCTAGTTCTACGCCGAATATCCACCACTAG
- a CDS encoding efflux RND transporter permease subunit encodes MSIASFSIKRPIFISSLVIIMVITGYISLKRIGVDLFPDINIPFVVVSTVYPGAGPEEIETSISKPLEEELSSISGLKRITSRNQEGISLVFAEFNLTTDIKYAEQQVRDKTARARPNFPDSSKEPLVQRFDPADQPIMRISLFADLPEGELYDLAKERIKTKLEQVNNVGAVKIIGGSRREIHIELDRNKINAFQIPAISIGNQIKNSGVNIPAGKVEGGDKETSFRTVGKYESLSQIENTVVSFGGEFGRGVLVKDLGQVKDTLEDRQTLGMLYAAISAEEHEEPSIIGKLLFKYDPPKKERVQKTALFLDVYKQSGANTVEVADGILGKIDSINDQIKDLKGAPKVILIRDGSKWIRANIEDVTIAIVLGILLAVIVVYLFLGNVRSTLITGMALPNSMLGAFIIMYAMGFTMNVMTLLALSLAVGLLVDDAIVVRENIFRKLEEGESVIVAARKGTEEVTLAVIGTSLTVIAVFLPIGFLSGIVGQFFKQFGLTVVFAMIISLFDGLTVAPMLSAYFAGKTDIHKKKNFVLRNFDKFQDFLDKMYGIIMKFALKKPWAVILLTFLTLVTSIFSLAFVKKTFLPANDQGEFMVNVEMAPGTSLQGTAEMVKQIQTEIIKTVPELDLIATVVGNSDGESNIATIGVALLPSEYRKRTTGDVKDQIREFLKQYPQARPKVNDYSAIGGGVQYPFNLNLKGENLHDLEAYSFKVMEELKNVSDLTDIDTTYRTGKPEFQVVPNRAKMQTVGVVAGVMGAELRYHIEGGEVAKYLENGIEYDVRLRLKEDQRNLRRSFYETRVPNIQNRLIPLSAIADGKESSSPARIIREDRSRVVPINANLAPGGAIASASEAATKILKEKLPPPPGITYAFVGQSEDFKELLQNIVLAFGMALIFIYLVLSSLYESFITPITILFAIPPAISGAFFALALTGEMLNLFSMIGLILLMGLVAKNSILLVDHAMLAMKEHGMTRDEAIFDAGSKRLRPILMTSLAMIAGTLPIALGIGEASKSRTAMGIAIIGGLVLSTLITLIVVPAVFGYVDRLREKIEGAFRPDYDIRPEDLED; translated from the coding sequence ATGAGTATAGCTTCCTTTTCCATCAAACGTCCCATTTTTATATCTTCGTTAGTCATCATTATGGTGATTACGGGTTATATTTCTTTAAAACGTATCGGTGTTGACCTTTTCCCTGACATCAACATTCCATTTGTCGTGGTTTCGACAGTATATCCTGGGGCTGGTCCGGAAGAGATTGAAACTTCCATCTCCAAACCCTTAGAAGAGGAATTAAGTTCTATTTCAGGACTCAAACGAATCACCTCTCGGAACCAAGAAGGGATCTCGCTTGTATTTGCTGAGTTCAACCTCACGACAGATATCAAATACGCGGAACAACAAGTTCGGGATAAAACGGCCCGTGCAAGACCAAACTTCCCTGATTCCTCGAAAGAACCTTTGGTGCAGAGGTTTGATCCGGCCGACCAACCCATCATGAGAATCTCACTTTTTGCGGATCTACCGGAAGGGGAACTTTATGATCTAGCGAAAGAAAGAATCAAAACCAAACTCGAGCAGGTCAATAACGTCGGCGCTGTTAAAATCATCGGTGGGTCTCGTAGAGAAATTCATATCGAACTGGATCGCAATAAAATCAATGCCTTCCAGATTCCTGCCATTTCCATTGGAAACCAAATCAAAAACTCTGGGGTGAATATCCCTGCAGGAAAAGTAGAAGGGGGGGATAAAGAAACTTCCTTTCGTACGGTAGGAAAGTATGAATCCTTATCTCAAATCGAAAACACGGTTGTATCTTTTGGTGGAGAATTTGGAAGAGGGGTTCTAGTTAAGGATCTTGGACAAGTTAAAGACACTCTTGAAGACCGCCAAACACTCGGTATGCTCTATGCTGCCATTAGTGCCGAGGAACATGAAGAGCCTTCCATCATTGGAAAATTATTATTCAAATACGATCCTCCTAAAAAAGAGAGAGTTCAAAAAACCGCACTTTTCCTAGACGTATACAAACAGTCTGGTGCAAACACGGTTGAAGTTGCCGATGGGATTTTAGGAAAAATTGATAGTATCAACGATCAAATCAAAGACTTGAAAGGTGCTCCGAAGGTCATTCTGATTCGAGATGGATCTAAATGGATTCGTGCTAATATTGAGGATGTTACCATTGCGATCGTACTTGGTATTCTACTTGCGGTCATCGTAGTTTATCTTTTCCTTGGGAACGTTCGTTCTACCTTGATCACTGGTATGGCACTTCCCAACTCAATGCTTGGTGCCTTTATCATTATGTATGCCATGGGTTTTACCATGAACGTAATGACTCTGCTCGCATTATCCCTTGCTGTGGGACTTCTTGTAGATGATGCCATTGTCGTGCGGGAAAATATTTTCCGTAAACTCGAAGAAGGGGAATCCGTCATTGTTGCAGCAAGGAAAGGAACAGAAGAAGTAACACTTGCTGTGATTGGAACTTCCTTAACTGTAATTGCCGTATTTCTTCCGATTGGATTTCTTTCTGGGATTGTTGGTCAGTTCTTTAAACAGTTCGGTTTGACGGTTGTTTTTGCGATGATCATCTCCCTTTTTGATGGTTTGACCGTAGCACCGATGTTATCAGCTTATTTTGCTGGAAAAACAGACATTCATAAAAAGAAAAATTTTGTATTACGTAACTTTGACAAGTTCCAAGATTTCTTGGACAAAATGTACGGAATCATTATGAAGTTTGCCTTAAAGAAACCATGGGCAGTCATCCTTCTTACCTTCCTTACTTTGGTTACGAGTATTTTCTCTTTGGCTTTTGTAAAAAAGACCTTCTTACCTGCAAACGATCAAGGTGAGTTTATGGTGAACGTGGAGATGGCTCCCGGAACTTCTTTACAAGGCACAGCGGAAATGGTTAAACAAATCCAAACCGAAATCATCAAAACGGTTCCGGAACTTGATTTGATCGCAACAGTTGTGGGAAATAGCGATGGTGAATCCAATATTGCCACGATTGGTGTGGCATTATTGCCATCTGAATATCGAAAAAGAACCACTGGCGATGTAAAAGACCAAATCCGTGAATTTTTAAAACAATACCCTCAAGCAAGACCGAAAGTGAACGATTATTCTGCGATTGGTGGTGGAGTTCAGTATCCGTTTAACTTAAACTTAAAGGGAGAGAATCTACACGATTTAGAAGCTTATTCCTTTAAAGTGATGGAAGAACTAAAAAATGTTTCTGACTTAACGGATATCGATACCACATATAGAACTGGTAAACCAGAATTCCAAGTAGTTCCCAACCGTGCTAAAATGCAAACAGTCGGTGTTGTGGCTGGGGTGATGGGGGCCGAACTTCGTTACCACATTGAAGGTGGGGAAGTCGCAAAGTATTTGGAAAACGGGATTGAGTATGATGTAAGACTTAGGTTAAAAGAGGACCAAAGAAATTTACGTAGATCCTTCTATGAGACAAGAGTTCCCAACATCCAAAACAGACTCATCCCACTCAGTGCCATTGCAGATGGAAAGGAAAGTAGTTCCCCTGCTAGGATCATTCGTGAAGACAGATCTCGTGTGGTTCCTATCAATGCGAACTTAGCTCCTGGTGGAGCCATTGCCTCCGCTTCCGAAGCCGCCACAAAAATATTAAAAGAAAAACTCCCACCACCTCCGGGAATCACTTATGCTTTTGTGGGCCAATCGGAAGATTTCAAAGAACTATTACAAAACATAGTTCTTGCTTTTGGAATGGCTCTTATCTTCATCTATCTCGTGTTATCTTCTTTGTATGAGTCTTTTATCACACCAATTACAATTCTTTTTGCCATTCCCCCTGCGATTTCTGGAGCTTTTTTCGCTCTTGCCCTCACAGGTGAAATGTTAAATTTATTTAGTATGATTGGACTCATTCTTCTCATGGGACTTGTGGCCAAGAACTCCATCCTACTTGTGGATCACGCAATGCTTGCGATGAAAGAACATGGTATGACAAGAGATGAAGCGATCTTTGACGCTGGATCGAAACGACTTCGCCCCATCCTTATGACTTCCCTTGCAATGATTGCAGGAACATTGCCGATTGCACTTGGAATTGGAGAAGCATCTAAATCGAGAACAGCTATGGGTATTGCGATCATTGGGGGTCTTGTCCTTTCCACCCTCATCACCCTCATTGTGGTGCCTGCGGTGTTTGGATACGTTGATCGCCTTCGTGAAAAAATCGAAGGAGCTTTCCGTCCGGATTACGATATCCGACCAGAGGATTTAGAAGATTAA
- the meaB gene encoding methylmalonyl Co-A mutase-associated GTPase MeaB, with protein sequence MGTPNKDNGKETTDQEGANQKSALSVNPGVADAPAISPYIRDQRKTLSRKEISIEELAAGILSGNRTHLSKAITLVESNLEAHNDKAQAILELVMPKVGNSIRIGITGVPGVGKSTFIESFGSYLLEQNHKLAVLAIDPSSQRTKGSILGDKTRMEILSKSENAFIRPSPSSGSLGGVARKTRESMYLCEAAGFDTIIIETVGVGQSETQVHSMVDFFLLLMLAGAGDELQGIKRGIMEMADLIAINKADGANEPFAMRARVEYESALHLFPAPESKWTPRATTCSGIGGKGIDEIWKLVLDYISTTKTNGYYAKNRENQTRMWFEETLREVVLEQFFAKPGKKESILESEKKLMAGKSTLLKEIKHLMEN encoded by the coding sequence ATGGGAACACCGAACAAGGACAATGGGAAAGAAACTACGGACCAGGAAGGTGCAAACCAAAAATCAGCACTTTCTGTAAACCCCGGTGTCGCCGATGCCCCTGCCATTTCACCCTACATTCGTGACCAAAGAAAAACCTTAAGTCGCAAAGAAATTTCGATAGAGGAACTAGCCGCAGGAATTCTATCGGGAAACCGCACTCACCTATCCAAGGCCATCACTCTTGTCGAAAGCAATTTAGAAGCACATAATGACAAAGCCCAAGCCATTTTGGAACTCGTGATGCCAAAAGTAGGAAACTCCATCCGGATTGGAATCACAGGAGTTCCTGGTGTAGGGAAATCCACATTTATCGAAAGTTTTGGAAGTTACCTTCTCGAACAAAATCACAAACTAGCAGTCCTTGCGATTGACCCCAGTAGTCAGCGAACCAAAGGATCAATTCTTGGTGATAAAACCAGAATGGAAATTCTTTCCAAATCAGAAAATGCTTTCATCCGTCCCTCACCCAGTAGTGGTTCTCTGGGAGGTGTTGCCAGAAAAACACGTGAGTCTATGTATCTTTGTGAGGCAGCGGGGTTTGATACCATCATCATTGAGACTGTAGGTGTGGGCCAATCGGAAACCCAAGTGCATTCTATGGTGGATTTCTTTTTACTCCTCATGCTTGCGGGTGCCGGGGACGAACTCCAGGGGATCAAACGAGGCATTATGGAGATGGCCGACCTCATCGCTATCAACAAAGCGGATGGTGCCAATGAACCTTTTGCCATGCGAGCCAGAGTCGAATACGAATCGGCCCTCCATCTTTTCCCTGCCCCTGAATCCAAATGGACACCCAGAGCCACTACTTGTAGTGGGATTGGTGGGAAAGGAATCGATGAAATCTGGAAATTGGTTTTAGATTATATCTCCACCACAAAAACAAACGGATATTATGCGAAAAATAGAGAAAACCAAACTCGTATGTGGTTTGAAGAAACTTTGAGAGAGGTAGTTCTCGAACAGTTTTTTGCGAAACCAGGGAAAAAAGAATCAATCCTAGAATCAGAGAAGAAACTGATGGCAGGGAAATCCACTCTCTTAAAAGAAATCAAACATTTGATGGAGAATTAA
- a CDS encoding response regulator transcription factor, which yields MKSISIGIIEDNLDFLHSLCGVLEENPSLHLKTWNSAEEFWAEEEIKEWDLLILDIGLPGMSGIDVLKTYHTIESRKSLVISSLQTDDAIFSALRNGASGYIWKSELDSLHDTIQTLLDGGSVISPSIAAKVLLSFRKPQTVTGLGVGVEVLTPRERQILELIVEGDSPHQIASLFGTTVGTVRQQIKTIYKKLQVNTRVQMLKKARQFGIF from the coding sequence ATGAAATCCATTTCTATCGGTATCATTGAAGACAATTTGGATTTTTTACATTCGCTTTGCGGAGTATTAGAGGAGAATCCTTCTCTTCACTTAAAAACTTGGAATTCGGCAGAAGAGTTTTGGGCGGAGGAAGAGATAAAGGAATGGGATCTTCTCATTTTAGATATTGGACTTCCTGGAATGAGTGGGATCGATGTACTCAAAACTTATCATACCATCGAATCCAGAAAGAGCCTCGTGATTTCTTCCTTACAAACCGACGATGCGATATTTTCTGCCCTTCGGAATGGGGCCTCTGGTTATATTTGGAAATCGGAACTAGATTCCCTTCACGATACCATCCAAACCTTACTTGATGGGGGAAGTGTGATCTCTCCTTCCATTGCCGCAAAAGTTTTGTTATCCTTTCGTAAACCCCAAACTGTCACCGGTCTCGGAGTGGGGGTAGAGGTTCTCACTCCGAGAGAGAGACAAATTTTAGAACTCATAGTCGAAGGGGATAGCCCTCACCAAATTGCATCTCTCTTTGGGACAACGGTGGGAACGGTTCGCCAACAAATCAAAACCATCTATAAAAAACTTCAGGTAAATACAAGGGTACAAATGTTAAAAAAAGCGCGCCAATTCGGAATCTTTTGA
- a CDS encoding sensor histidine kinase, translated as MLQRISVLFRGIPLDPISLLAVYSEILSKLYFLGFAFCLAYIQSVYLEWNAIDQTNCILSAIQLGLSIILVFTSFFYRRFFGFAPIIVRLTLFLLVLVEIETGFHDPTIPYFDPRNWLTITAILATSSFFYPGLVWQYILEWSIVLMIYIIRVYFANQTVIPLETWREMSTIFPLFLVAFFLNHWWFRTRYIAAYRGMLLEEKRRTFFQDIHDSLGSQLTDLVLLSQKMEKSPKEITDLQLQKLKRLSTSALQSLRTQVQEEDERELFQESLLDGLKLSIKKRYKLAGRNIKLEWETLGEDPIIKIKEPEMAHHILQIFKEITTNDLRHGDGTSSWQVDRTPEHLKFRFLSESKSLEDKENNLSLKGTEESESGIGERGLYQRIKFLNGEMNITNPPYQINMKLPISVFEL; from the coding sequence ATGTTACAAAGAATATCTGTTCTTTTCCGGGGGATCCCTCTTGATCCAATTTCACTTCTTGCTGTATATTCGGAAATTCTCAGTAAACTCTATTTTCTTGGTTTCGCTTTTTGCCTGGCATATATCCAAAGTGTGTATTTGGAATGGAATGCCATAGACCAAACCAATTGTATTTTATCGGCGATCCAACTTGGTTTAAGTATCATCCTTGTGTTTACTTCCTTTTTTTATAGAAGGTTTTTTGGTTTTGCTCCTATCATTGTTCGTTTGACATTATTTCTTTTGGTTCTTGTGGAAATCGAAACTGGATTTCATGATCCTACCATTCCCTATTTTGATCCTAGAAATTGGTTAACAATTACAGCCATCCTTGCCACATCTTCGTTCTTTTACCCCGGACTTGTTTGGCAGTACATTTTAGAGTGGTCCATTGTTTTGATGATTTATATCATCCGTGTGTATTTTGCCAACCAAACAGTGATCCCACTGGAAACTTGGAGAGAGATGTCGACCATTTTCCCTCTCTTTCTTGTGGCCTTCTTTTTAAACCATTGGTGGTTTCGAACTCGGTACATCGCTGCTTATCGCGGTATGTTACTCGAAGAGAAACGTAGGACTTTTTTTCAGGACATTCATGATAGTTTGGGTTCTCAGCTCACAGATTTAGTTTTGCTTTCGCAAAAGATGGAAAAATCTCCAAAAGAGATTACAGACCTTCAATTACAAAAACTAAAACGACTTTCCACTTCGGCACTCCAATCCTTACGCACACAGGTCCAAGAAGAAGATGAGAGGGAATTATTCCAAGAATCTCTCTTAGATGGATTGAAGTTATCCATTAAAAAAAGATACAAACTCGCTGGTCGTAATATTAAGTTAGAATGGGAAACTTTGGGAGAAGATCCGATCATCAAAATCAAAGAACCAGAAATGGCTCACCACATCCTTCAAATTTTTAAAGAGATCACTACCAATGATTTACGTCATGGAGATGGAACATCCTCCTGGCAAGTAGACCGAACTCCAGAACATTTAAAATTTCGTTTTCTCTCAGAATCAAAAAGTTTAGAAGATAAGGAGAACAATCTAAGTTTAAAGGGGACAGAGGAATCCGAATCGGGAATCGGCGAACGAGGGTTATACCAAAGAATCAAATTCCTAAATGGAGAAATGAATATTACTAATCCTCCATACCAAATCAATATGAAACTTCCGATCAGTGTGTTTGAATTATGA
- the scpA gene encoding methylmalonyl-CoA mutase has translation MNKPNFASTPLSFGSNKPDAKSISLWQTAEGISIQSRYAKDDLEGMEHLNYAAGIPPYLRGPYSTMYVNKPWTIRQYAGFSTAEESNAFYRRNLAAGQKGLSVAFDLATHRGYDSDHDRVVGDVGKAGVAIDSVLDMKILFDQIPLDQMSVSMTMNGAVIPVLAFYIVAAEEQGVSKDKLSGTIQNDILKEFMVRNTYIYPPKHSMKIIADIFGYTSKYMPKFNSISISGYHMQEAGATADLELAYTLADGWEYIKTGIASGLSVDEFAPRLSFFWAIGMNHFMEIAKMRAGRLLWAKIVQQFQPKSTKSLALRTHCQTSGWSLTEQDPFNNVGRTCIEAMAAALGHTQSLHTNALDEAIALPTDFSARIARNTQIYLQEETNIHRVIDPWGGSFYVEKLTNDLVHKAWALITEVQKLGGMAEAIETGIPKMRIEEASARKQARIDSGKDVIVGVNRFRLDKEAPLDILDIDNTAVRIAQIKRLEQMKKDRDNTAVEAALNAITKCAETGEGNLLELAVDAARKRASLGEISYAMEKVFGRYKAVIRSISGVYSSEISEDKGYLEARSLADEFAKLEGRRPRIMVAKMGQDGHDRGAKVISTSFADMGFDVDIGPLFQTPAEVAKQVVENDCHILGVSSLAAGHKTLVPQVIEELKKLGAEDVLVVVGGVIPAQDYDFLYKSGATAIFGPGTVISEAAKQILNILLGERRAA, from the coding sequence ATGAACAAACCTAATTTTGCAAGTACTCCACTTTCTTTCGGTTCTAACAAACCAGATGCCAAGTCCATTTCCCTTTGGCAAACGGCAGAAGGAATCTCCATTCAATCTCGTTATGCGAAAGATGATTTAGAAGGAATGGAACACTTAAACTATGCCGCGGGAATCCCTCCTTACCTACGTGGCCCTTATTCCACAATGTATGTGAATAAACCCTGGACCATTCGCCAATATGCCGGGTTCTCCACTGCCGAAGAGTCCAATGCCTTTTATCGTAGAAACTTAGCTGCCGGTCAAAAAGGACTTTCTGTGGCCTTTGACCTTGCCACTCACCGTGGATACGACTCGGATCATGACCGTGTGGTAGGAGATGTGGGAAAAGCGGGTGTAGCGATCGATTCCGTGTTGGACATGAAGATCCTCTTCGATCAGATCCCTCTCGACCAAATGTCGGTTTCCATGACCATGAATGGGGCCGTGATCCCAGTCCTTGCCTTCTACATTGTTGCTGCAGAAGAACAAGGAGTCTCCAAAGACAAACTTTCAGGTACCATCCAAAATGATATTTTGAAAGAGTTTATGGTGCGTAATACTTATATTTACCCACCGAAACATTCCATGAAAATCATTGCCGATATCTTTGGTTATACTTCCAAGTACATGCCTAAGTTTAATTCCATTTCCATTTCCGGATACCATATGCAAGAAGCTGGGGCCACTGCGGATTTGGAGCTTGCTTATACACTTGCGGATGGTTGGGAATACATCAAAACAGGAATTGCTTCTGGACTTTCCGTAGATGAATTTGCGCCCAGACTTTCTTTCTTTTGGGCGATTGGAATGAACCATTTTATGGAGATTGCCAAGATGCGTGCGGGCCGTCTCCTCTGGGCAAAAATTGTCCAACAGTTCCAACCGAAATCAACGAAGTCTTTAGCCCTTCGAACCCACTGCCAAACTAGTGGTTGGTCCCTCACCGAACAAGACCCTTTCAATAACGTAGGAAGGACCTGTATCGAAGCGATGGCTGCAGCTCTTGGCCACACTCAGTCTTTACATACAAACGCCCTCGACGAAGCCATTGCTCTCCCCACAGATTTTTCTGCAAGGATTGCCCGTAACACACAAATTTATCTCCAAGAAGAAACCAATATCCACAGAGTCATCGACCCTTGGGGTGGTTCCTTCTATGTAGAAAAACTCACAAATGATTTAGTTCACAAAGCCTGGGCTCTCATCACCGAAGTACAGAAGTTAGGTGGTATGGCAGAAGCCATCGAAACGGGAATTCCTAAGATGCGAATTGAAGAAGCATCTGCGAGAAAACAAGCCCGTATCGATTCTGGAAAGGATGTGATTGTGGGTGTGAACCGGTTCCGATTGGATAAGGAAGCCCCTCTTGATATTTTAGATATCGATAACACTGCGGTTCGAATTGCCCAAATCAAACGTTTGGAACAAATGAAAAAAGACCGCGATAACACGGCCGTAGAAGCTGCGTTAAATGCCATTACCAAATGTGCGGAAACCGGTGAAGGAAATCTTCTCGAACTTGCCGTTGATGCAGCAAGAAAGAGAGCCTCTCTCGGTGAAATTTCTTATGCCATGGAAAAAGTATTTGGGAGGTACAAAGCTGTGATTCGTTCCATCTCTGGAGTGTATTCTTCTGAAATTTCCGAAGACAAAGGGTATCTGGAAGCAAGGTCACTTGCGGATGAGTTTGCAAAATTAGAAGGACGCCGTCCACGGATCATGGTGGCCAAAATGGGTCAAGATGGACATGACCGTGGTGCCAAGGTGATCTCCACTAGTTTTGCTGATATGGGCTTTGACGTTGATATCGGGCCACTCTTCCAAACTCCAGCAGAAGTTGCCAAACAAGTGGTAGAAAATGACTGTCATATTTTAGGGGTGTCTTCTCTTGCTGCTGGCCACAAAACTTTGGTTCCCCAAGTGATTGAGGAACTAAAAAAACTAGGCGCAGAAGATGTGTTAGTTGTTGTGGGGGGAGTGATTCCTGCACAGGACTATGACTTTCTCTATAAATCAGGTGCCACTGCTATCTTTGGACCAGGAACCGTGATCTCAGAAGCTGCCAAACAAATTCTGAATATCCTTCTTGGCGAAAGAAGAGCCGCTTAA
- a CDS encoding PilZ domain-containing protein: protein MSSERRIYKRISEKVHLTYRVIQSGAGSAQFLPNDKGEGESQDISEGGLLFRTKEPMPLGTRLELELRFPDVKYVLYPKAKVVRLEEFGEGAFYEIGLEFNQMFIDDEKLLLEHIGRLEV from the coding sequence ATGTCTAGCGAACGCCGAATCTACAAAAGAATCTCTGAAAAAGTCCATCTCACTTACCGAGTGATCCAGTCGGGTGCCGGCTCGGCTCAATTTTTACCCAATGACAAAGGGGAAGGGGAATCCCAGGATATTTCTGAAGGTGGTTTACTTTTCCGAACCAAAGAACCTATGCCTCTTGGGACAAGGTTAGAGTTAGAGTTACGATTCCCTGATGTTAAGTACGTTTTGTACCCCAAAGCCAAGGTTGTTCGTTTGGAAGAATTTGGAGAAGGGGCCTTTTATGAAATCGGTCTTGAATTCAATCAGATGTTTATCGATGATGAGAAACTTTTGTTGGAACACATTGGTCGACTAGAAGTTTAA